CTCCTCGGCGGCCTGCACCTCCGCCCGGGCGATGGGGCGAGCGGCGCGGGCGGCGTCCAGGGGGGAGCCGGGCGCGATGCCGGCGACGCGGTCGATCAGGTCGCTGCTCATGCCGCGCTCCGCTCCGCGTCGGCGCCGTTCCAGCCCAGGGCGGGCGCGACGTGGGTGGCGAGCAGCTCCAGCGAGCGGAGCACCTGCGCGTGCGGCGCGTCCACCGAGTGCACCTGGGCGGACACCTCCGTCACCTGGGACAGCGTGGCGTCGGCGGCGAGCGCCTCGGCGACCTGCTGGGGGCTGCCCACGAACGAGTCGGTGGCGGCGATCAGGTCCTCGATCGGGGCGTCGGCGGCGGCGCGGGCGCCGAAGGTGCGCGGCGACTTCGCGACGGCGGCACGCAGCCCGGCTTCCGCCCAGCGGTGGGCCTCGGCGGTGGTGTCGGCGACGAAGATCGTCCGGGACGCCAGGATGCGCTCAGCGCGCCCGGCGGGCAGGGCCGCCCGGTAGGCGTCCACGATCGGGAGCTGGAGGTCGGCGAGGGTGGCGTCGGGGGCGTCGTCGGGACGCGGCTGGGTGCGCGAGAGCATCAGCCCGTCGCCCTCCTGGCCGGCCCGGTCGCCGCCGAACGCGGAGAAGGTGCCCTGCCAGACGCGGTCCTCCAGCCCGGACGCCGCCGGGTAGAGCACGTTGGCGGTGCCGTTGATCGGCTCGCCGCGCCAGGCGGCGCGCAGCGTGGCCAGCTTGTCGTTGCTGATCTGGTGCCGGTCGGCGAAGTCGAGGCCGAACGCCCCGAACGAGGTCGGGTTGCCGCCGGTCGCGATGCCGACCTCGAGGCGTCCGCCGGTGAGCTCGTCGAGCACCACCGCGTCCTCGGCGGTGCGGACGGCATCCTCCATGGGGATGGTGATGACGCCGGTGCCGAGCCGGATCGTCGAGGTGAGCGCCCCGACGTGGCTGAGGAAGACCAGCGGCGAGGGCAGGCCCCCCTCGGGGCCGTGGAAGTGGTGCTGGGCGACCCAGGCGGTGGCGAAGCCGAGCTGTTCGGCGTGCCGGATCTGCTCGCCGGCGTTGCGGTAGCGCTGGCCGGCGGGCGCGTCGTCCAGCAGGCGTGTGAAGAAGCCGAGGGCGGTCATGGGGTTTCCTTTCGTCAGCGGCCGGGGATGGCGGCCAGGAGTTCTGCGGTGTAGGCGGACTGGGGATCGGTGAAGACGTCGTGGGTGAGGCCCTGCTCGACGACGCGACCGCGCCGCATGACCGACACGGTGTCGGACAGGTGCGCCACGACGCCCAGGTCGTGGGAGATGAACAGGTAGGTCAGCGACAGCTGCTCCTGCAACTCGGCGAGCAGCCGCAGGATCTGGGCCTGCACGGTGACGTCGAGCGCCGAGACGGGCTCGTCCAGGACGACCACCTCGGGCTCGAGGATCAGGGCGCGGGCGATCGCGACGCGCTGCCGCTGGCCGCCGCTGAGCTCGCGGGGCAGCCGGTCGGCCAGGGTGGCCGGAAGCGCCACCCGGTCGAGATACTCCGCGACCCTGGCTGCGCGGGTCGCGCGGTCGGCGACGCCGCGGTTGCGCAGCGGCTCGGCGATGATGTCCGAGACCCGCTGGCGCGGATCCAGCGAGGAGTAGGGGTTCTGCAGCACGAGCTGGGCCCGGCCGCGGAAGTCGCGGATCGCGCGGCCGGTGCGCAGCGCCGCGACGTCCACGCCCGCGACCTCGATGCTGCCGGCCGTCGCGCGGTGGAAGCCCAGCACCGCGCGGGCGGTCGTGGTCTTGCCGGAGCCCGACTCCCCCACGATCGCGTGGGTGGTGCCCGCCGCGACGCTCAGGCTGACGCCGTCGACGGCGCGGAAGGGCGTCCGGCCGCGGCCGCCGCCGAACTCCTGCACCAGCCCGGACACCTCGATGGCTGGGGCGGACGCCAGCCGGGCGGGGTCCGTGCGCCGGGGCGCGCCGCCGGAGAACACGGCGGCCTCCGCGATCAGGGTGCGCGTGTACCCATCGCGCGGCTGGGCGGTGACGTCGGCGGTGCGTCCCTGCTCGACGAGCCGGCCGTCGCGCATGACGACGATCCGGTCCGCCCGCTCGCGGGCGACGCCCAGGTCGTGGGTGACCAGCAGCACCGAGGCGCCGGTTTCGCGGCGCAGGTCGTCGATCAGGTCCAGGACCCGGCGCTGCACCGTGACGTCGAGGGCCGAGGTCGGCTCGTCGGCGATGATCAGCTCGGGCTCCAGCGCGATCGCGGCCGCGATCAGGACGCGCTGCTTCATGCCGCCCGACAGTTCGTGGGGGTACTGCGTCGCCCGGCGCGCCGGATCGTCGATGCCGACGCGCTCGAGCAGTTCCAGGACGCGGGCGTCGATGGCCTGCCGGCTGCCCCAGCCGTGGATGCGGAGCGCCTCGGACAGGCTGTCCCCGATGCGCTTGAGGGGGTTCAGCGAGTTGTTCGGGTCCTGGGGCACCAGGCCGATCCTGCGGCCGCGGATGCCCCGCAGCGCCTTGTCGTTCAGCCCGCTGAGGTCGTCGGCGCCGAGCAGCACGCGGCCCCCCTCGACGCGGCCGTTCTCGGCCAGCAGACCGATCACGGCCTGGGCGGTGGTGGTCTTGCCGGAACCCGACTCCCCCACCAGCGCCACGACCTCGCCGGCGCCGACGGCGAAGCTGACGCCGTGGACGACCTGGGTGCGGCGGCGTCCGGACTCGTAGGAGACCACGAGGTCCTCCACGGCGAGCACGGGGGTGCGCGCCGGGGGCGGCGTCGGCTGCTGGATGCGGGGCTGGGTGGCGAGCGTGGCGGTCATCGTGCGGCTCCCTTCGCGAGGGCGTGGCTGAGGCGGTTGGTGGACAGGACGACGAGCAGGACGACCAGGCCGGGCAGCGTGGTGAGCCACCAGGCGGTGCCGACGTAGGTGCGGCCCTCGGAGATGAGCAGGCCCCATTCCGGGGTGGGCGGCGGAGCGCCGTAGCCCAGGAAGCCGAGGGTGGAGATCGCGATGATCGCCGAGCCGAACTGCAGGGCCGCCAGCGCGATGACCGGGGTGAGCGAGTTGGGCAGGACGTGGCGCCACAGCACCGCCCCGAACGTGCCGCCGGAGCCGAAGGCGGCCTCGACGTAGTCGGTGCGGCGCACCCGGATCACCTCGGAGCGGGCGAGCCGGGCGAAGGTCGCCACGGAGGTGACCCCGACGGCGATGGCGGCGTTGGTGGTGCCGAAGCCGAGCAGGATGATGATGCTCAGCGCCAGCAGCAGGCCGGGGATGGCGAGCAGCACGTCCACCACGCGCATCAGCACCGCGTCCACCCAGCCGCCGATCGAGCCGGCGAGCAGGCCCAGCAGCGTCCCGGCGAGCAGGCCGACCGACACGGCGACCAGGGCGCCGCCCAGGGAGTGCACCGCGCCGTACACGACGCGGGTGAACACGTCCCGGCCCGTCGCGTCGGTGCCGAACCAGTGCGCGGCGCTGGGCGGGCGGAGCGACTCCCGGGCGGTGCCGACGAGCGGGTCGGCGCTGGTGAACAGCCCCGGGGCCACGGCGAAGCCCACCGCGACCAGGAGCACGGCCACGGCCAGGACGACCGACGGGCGGAACCGCGGCAGCCGGCGGGCGCGGGCCGGAGAGGTCGCGGTGGGGGGACGCCCACCGGCGGCGGCGAGCGGCTGACGGGTGAGGACGTTGGTGCTCATGCGGCCAGCCCCACTTCCTTGGTCAGTCGGGGGTCCACGAGGGGCCCGAGCAGGTCGATCAGGAGGTTGACGGTCACGAACGCGGCCGCGGACAGCACGACGATCGCCTGCAGCACCGCCACGTCCTGGTTGGCCACGGCCTGCTCGGTGAGCCGGCCGATGCCGGCGCGGCCGAACACCGTCTCGGTGACGACCGCGCCGGCCACCAGTTCGCCGAACAGCACGCCGGCGATGGTGAGGGTGGGTAGAAGCGCGTTGCGGGCGACGTTGCGGGTCAGCACCCACCAGCGGGAGGCGCCGCGGGCGCGGACCACGCTGACGAACGGCTGGCGCTGCACGTCCTCGATGGAACGGACCAGGATCTGCGCCAGAGGGGCGCTGATCGGCACGGCGATGGTGAGCACGGGCAGGATGAGCGCCTCCACGGGGCCGGCGCCGATGACCTTCACCAGCCCCAGCCGGAAGCTGAAGATCTGGATCAGGACCATCGCCAGCCAGAACGTGGGCACCGACACGAACACTGACGGCAGGGACGCCAGCGCGTTCCGCAGCCACGTCCAGCGCGCCCACGTGGCGAGGAGGGCCACGGTCACGGCCAGCACGACGGCGGCCGCGAAGGCGAGCACCGACAGGGTGACGGTCTGCGGCAGCACTTCGGCCAGCAGCCCCGCGACGCCGGCGCCGTTCTGGATCGAGAACCCGAAGTCGCCGCGCAGAAAGCCCGCCAGCGTGTGCAGGTAGGCCTGCCACCAGGGGACGTCGGCGCCGTAGCTGGTGCGGATCGCCGCGATCTCCTCGGGCGAGAGCCCCAGCTCGGGGTTCTCGAACTTGATCAGGACGGCGTCGCCGGGCAGCGCCTGCAGCAGGATGAACGCCAGCGTGAAGGCCAGCGCGAGGACCAGGACGGCCTGGCCGACGCGGGAGCCGAGGGCGCGGGCGGTCATCGCTGCACCCAGGTGTTGTAGAACGACGGGCGGCCGATGGGCTCGGTGCCGAAGCCGTGCACGGCGTCGGTGGTGGCGAAGACCTGCGGCTCCTCGAACAGCGGGATGACGTAGGACTGGTCGATCAGGTACTCCTGCACCGCCTGGCTGGCCTGGATCCGGGCGGCCGGGTCGGGGGTGCCGGCGACGGCCGCGAGCAGGTCCTCGAGCTTCTGATCCCCGATGGTGTTGTCGGTCAGGTTGCGGTTGAGCAGCGTGTTGCGGTTCTTGGCGGCGTAGTTGCTCTTGATGACGTCCAGGTCCGCGCGGCCCACCATCGTGTGGTTGACCTGCACCTGGTCGGCGTCGTTCACGGCCTTGGTGTAGGTGCCGGCGTCCGCGCGCAGGATCTGCAGGTCGACGCCGAGGTCCCGCTTCCACTGCTGGCTGACCAGGGTGGTGACGTCGAAGGAGCGCGGCTGCGGCGCGGCCTCGTTGACCACCAGCTTCAGCGGCTGGCCGTCCTTGACGCGGATGCCGTCGGGCCCGGGGGTCCAGCCGGCCTCGTCCAGCAGGGCGCGGGCCCTGGCCGGGTCGTGGGTCAGCTTGGCCGAGAGATCCTCGTACCCGAGCGCGGTCTTGCCGAGCACGCCGGTGGCGAGCGGGTAGTTGTCGGTGAACAGGGTGTCGACGATCTCCTGCCGATCGGTGCCCAGGGTCAGGGCCTGCCGGACGCGGATGTCGGACAGGGTCGCGTTGCGGAAGCGCAGGGAGAACGCGTTGTTCACACCGCGGGTCTGCGCGGCGACCAGGTGCGCGCCGGACGCCGTGACCACGGCCTCGTCGGGGGCGGCGATCTGGCGGGCGATGTCGGCCTGGCCGCTGGTCAGCGCGCCGACCCGGACGCCGGCCTCCGGCGTGACGACGTAGCGGATCTCGTCGAGGTACGCGCGGCCCTGGTTCGCCGAGGCCTTGGGCGCCCAGTGGTAGTCGGGGCGGGCCTTCAGCACCACCTCGGCACCGATCTTCTCCGACGCGACCACGAAGGGGCCGCTGCCGATCACCTTGGTGCCGTTGCCGGCGCCGTAGAACGTGAAGTCGCCGTC
Above is a window of Propioniciclava coleopterorum DNA encoding:
- a CDS encoding TIGR04028 family ABC transporter substrate-binding protein, producing the protein MPRFSWKNPLLALTVAGALALTGCGQGAGSAPTASASDPVTGGVLTYLDAQPHTSLFPPSGGFYPNGGLVNQITDRLVYQDPATLEFQPWIATSWEVNADATRYTFTLRDDVTFSDGTKLDAAAVAKNFDLYGRGDAARALPVSEAVNNYDRSEVIDPTTVVFHFKAPAPGFLQATSTINSGLLSPATLDGDFTFYGAGNGTKVIGSGPFVVASEKIGAEVVLKARPDYHWAPKASANQGRAYLDEIRYVVTPEAGVRVGALTSGQADIARQIAAPDEAVVTASGAHLVAAQTRGVNNAFSLRFRNATLSDIRVRQALTLGTDRQEIVDTLFTDNYPLATGVLGKTALGYEDLSAKLTHDPARARALLDEAGWTPGPDGIRVKDGQPLKLVVNEAAPQPRSFDVTTLVSQQWKRDLGVDLQILRADAGTYTKAVNDADQVQVNHTMVGRADLDVIKSNYAAKNRNTLLNRNLTDNTIGDQKLEDLLAAVAGTPDPAARIQASQAVQEYLIDQSYVIPLFEEPQVFATTDAVHGFGTEPIGRPSFYNTWVQR
- a CDS encoding ABC transporter permease; this translates as MSTNVLTRQPLAAAGGRPPTATSPARARRLPRFRPSVVLAVAVLLVAVGFAVAPGLFTSADPLVGTARESLRPPSAAHWFGTDATGRDVFTRVVYGAVHSLGGALVAVSVGLLAGTLLGLLAGSIGGWVDAVLMRVVDVLLAIPGLLLALSIIILLGFGTTNAAIAVGVTSVATFARLARSEVIRVRRTDYVEAAFGSGGTFGAVLWRHVLPNSLTPVIALAALQFGSAIIAISTLGFLGYGAPPPTPEWGLLISEGRTYVGTAWWLTTLPGLVVLLVVLSTNRLSHALAKGAAR
- a CDS encoding putative FMN-dependent luciferase-like monooxygenase, translated to MTALGFFTRLLDDAPAGQRYRNAGEQIRHAEQLGFATAWVAQHHFHGPEGGLPSPLVFLSHVGALTSTIRLGTGVITIPMEDAVRTAEDAVVLDELTGGRLEVGIATGGNPTSFGAFGLDFADRHQISNDKLATLRAAWRGEPINGTANVLYPAASGLEDRVWQGTFSAFGGDRAGQEGDGLMLSRTQPRPDDAPDATLADLQLPIVDAYRAALPAGRAERILASRTIFVADTTAEAHRWAEAGLRAAVAKSPRTFGARAAADAPIEDLIAATDSFVGSPQQVAEALAADATLSQVTEVSAQVHSVDAPHAQVLRSLELLATHVAPALGWNGADAERSAA
- a CDS encoding ABC transporter permease; translated protein: MTARALGSRVGQAVLVLALAFTLAFILLQALPGDAVLIKFENPELGLSPEEIAAIRTSYGADVPWWQAYLHTLAGFLRGDFGFSIQNGAGVAGLLAEVLPQTVTLSVLAFAAAVVLAVTVALLATWARWTWLRNALASLPSVFVSVPTFWLAMVLIQIFSFRLGLVKVIGAGPVEALILPVLTIAVPISAPLAQILVRSIEDVQRQPFVSVVRARGASRWWVLTRNVARNALLPTLTIAGVLFGELVAGAVVTETVFGRAGIGRLTEQAVANQDVAVLQAIVVLSAAAFVTVNLLIDLLGPLVDPRLTKEVGLAA
- a CDS encoding dipeptide ABC transporter ATP-binding protein, which encodes MTATLATQPRIQQPTPPPARTPVLAVEDLVVSYESGRRRTQVVHGVSFAVGAGEVVALVGESGSGKTTTAQAVIGLLAENGRVEGGRVLLGADDLSGLNDKALRGIRGRRIGLVPQDPNNSLNPLKRIGDSLSEALRIHGWGSRQAIDARVLELLERVGIDDPARRATQYPHELSGGMKQRVLIAAAIALEPELIIADEPTSALDVTVQRRVLDLIDDLRRETGASVLLVTHDLGVARERADRIVVMRDGRLVEQGRTADVTAQPRDGYTRTLIAEAAVFSGGAPRRTDPARLASAPAIEVSGLVQEFGGGRGRTPFRAVDGVSLSVAAGTTHAIVGESGSGKTTTARAVLGFHRATAGSIEVAGVDVAALRTGRAIRDFRGRAQLVLQNPYSSLDPRQRVSDIIAEPLRNRGVADRATRAARVAEYLDRVALPATLADRLPRELSGGQRQRVAIARALILEPEVVVLDEPVSALDVTVQAQILRLLAELQEQLSLTYLFISHDLGVVAHLSDTVSVMRRGRVVEQGLTHDVFTDPQSAYTAELLAAIPGR